A window of the Corythoichthys intestinalis isolate RoL2023-P3 chromosome 6, ASM3026506v1, whole genome shotgun sequence genome harbors these coding sequences:
- the laynb gene encoding chondrolectin isoform X1 → MDFVRLFGALIAFFFHNGCASKINGQRICRRGTERPCYKVSYFQDSRRRLTFQDARQACRVDGGELLSIETESEQRLIERFIQQLHAADGDFWIGLRRSPQRFRAGSANPGCPSQYFWLDGSKAKFRNWHWDEPSCGGEMCAVLYYQPSAPPDEEGHFLFHWNDDNCNTKNNYVCKYPKEKAPVFTEAGRGNTPRAVPTVMPNLFFTTSSGKTIKVGMSESSVSFSDNTLYVHYILYATIPALLLLLLAVSVFFCYKQAKRRKSDNKASTGQAKPWMPTEALSCPIQGPYAFSDITKLSYLSPDSTLPVDFKTKYPYASSKEPQWNDYENVLLTERESGFVSNDIYETSGAQSGHCRPKPGWVENEIYG, encoded by the exons GCCAAAGGATCTGCCGGCGGGGAACAGAACGACCATGCTACAAGGTGTCCTACTTCCAGGACAGCAGACGCAGGCTGACCTTCCAAGACGCCAGGCAGGCCTGCAGGGTGGATGGAGGCGAGCTGCTAAGCATCGAAACAGAAAGCGAGCAGCGACTGATTGAAAGGTTCATACAGCAGCTCCACGCAGCCGATGGAGATTTCTGGATTGGCCTTCGCCGCAGCCCTCAGCGCTTTAGAGCTGGAAGTGCCAACCCTGGATGCCCCTCCCAGTACTTCTGGCTGGACGGGAGTAAAGCCAAGTTcag GAACTGGCACTGGGATGAGCCTTCCTGCGGTGGGGAAATGTGTGCGGTTCTTTACTACCAGCCCTCTGCACCACCTGATGaggaaggtcacttcctgtttcatTGGAATGACGATAACTGCAACACCAAGAACAACTACGTCTGCAAATATCCTAAAG AAAAGGCACCAGTATTTACAGAGGCAGGGAGAGGGAATACGCCACGTGCAG ttccAACTGTGATGCCAAATCTATTCTTCACAACATCAAGTGGCAAGACGATTAAAGTAGGAATGTCTGAGTCATCAG TGTCATTTTCTGACAATACCCTATACGTTCACTACATCCTGTATGCAACCATTCCTGCTCTCCTGCTGCTACTGCTTGCAGTTTCTGTCTTCTTCTGCTACAAACAAGCTAAACG AAGGAAGTCAGACAACAAAGCCTCCACTGGCCAAGCTAAACCATGGATGCCTACAGAAGCTTTATCCTGCCCTATTCAAGGACCCTATGCTTTCAGTGACATCACCAAACTTTCCTACTTAAGCCCGGACAGCACCCTACCAGTAGATTTCAAAACAAAGTACCCCTATGCTTCTTCCAAGGAGCCACAGTGGAATGATTACGAGAACGTATTATTGACGGAGAGGGAGAGTGGCTTTGTGAGTAATGACATTTACGAAACCAGCGGGGCTCAGAGTGGACACTGTCGCCCTAAACCAGGCTGGGTTGAAAATGAGATTTATGGGTAG
- the laynb gene encoding chondrolectin isoform X2 — protein sequence MDFVRLFGALIAFFFHNGCASKINGQRICRRGTERPCYKVSYFQDSRRRLTFQDARQACRVDGGELLSIETESEQRLIERFIQQLHAADGDFWIGLRRSPQRFRAGSANPGCPSQYFWLDGSKAKFRNWHWDEPSCGGEMCAVLYYQPSAPPDEEGHFLFHWNDDNCNTKNNYVCKYPKEKAPVFTEAGRGNTPRAVPTVMPNLFFTTSSGKTIKVGMSESSVSFSDNTLYVHYILYATIPALLLLLLAVSVFFCYKQAKRKSDNKASTGQAKPWMPTEALSCPIQGPYAFSDITKLSYLSPDSTLPVDFKTKYPYASSKEPQWNDYENVLLTERESGFVSNDIYETSGAQSGHCRPKPGWVENEIYG from the exons GCCAAAGGATCTGCCGGCGGGGAACAGAACGACCATGCTACAAGGTGTCCTACTTCCAGGACAGCAGACGCAGGCTGACCTTCCAAGACGCCAGGCAGGCCTGCAGGGTGGATGGAGGCGAGCTGCTAAGCATCGAAACAGAAAGCGAGCAGCGACTGATTGAAAGGTTCATACAGCAGCTCCACGCAGCCGATGGAGATTTCTGGATTGGCCTTCGCCGCAGCCCTCAGCGCTTTAGAGCTGGAAGTGCCAACCCTGGATGCCCCTCCCAGTACTTCTGGCTGGACGGGAGTAAAGCCAAGTTcag GAACTGGCACTGGGATGAGCCTTCCTGCGGTGGGGAAATGTGTGCGGTTCTTTACTACCAGCCCTCTGCACCACCTGATGaggaaggtcacttcctgtttcatTGGAATGACGATAACTGCAACACCAAGAACAACTACGTCTGCAAATATCCTAAAG AAAAGGCACCAGTATTTACAGAGGCAGGGAGAGGGAATACGCCACGTGCAG ttccAACTGTGATGCCAAATCTATTCTTCACAACATCAAGTGGCAAGACGATTAAAGTAGGAATGTCTGAGTCATCAG TGTCATTTTCTGACAATACCCTATACGTTCACTACATCCTGTATGCAACCATTCCTGCTCTCCTGCTGCTACTGCTTGCAGTTTCTGTCTTCTTCTGCTACAAACAAGCTAAACG GAAGTCAGACAACAAAGCCTCCACTGGCCAAGCTAAACCATGGATGCCTACAGAAGCTTTATCCTGCCCTATTCAAGGACCCTATGCTTTCAGTGACATCACCAAACTTTCCTACTTAAGCCCGGACAGCACCCTACCAGTAGATTTCAAAACAAAGTACCCCTATGCTTCTTCCAAGGAGCCACAGTGGAATGATTACGAGAACGTATTATTGACGGAGAGGGAGAGTGGCTTTGTGAGTAATGACATTTACGAAACCAGCGGGGCTCAGAGTGGACACTGTCGCCCTAAACCAGGCTGGGTTGAAAATGAGATTTATGGGTAG